In one window of Pseudomonadota bacterium DNA:
- a CDS encoding 3-deoxy-manno-octulosonate cytidylyltransferase (CMP-2-keto-3-deoxyoctulosonic acid synthetase; catalyzes the formation of CMP-3-deoxy-D-manno-octulosonate from CTP and 3-deoxy-D-manno-octulosonate which is incorporated into LPS), translated as MKPAVIIAIPARLSSTRLPRKMLLAETGRPLVEHTWRAALGSSS; from the coding sequence ATGAAACCTGCCGTGATCATCGCGATCCCCGCGCGGCTTTCGAGCACGCGGCTGCCGCGGAAGATGCTGCTCGCCGAGACGGGCCGGCCCCTCGTCGAGCACACCTGGCGGGCCGCGCTCGGGTCGAGTTC